One part of the Dyadobacter sp. 676 genome encodes these proteins:
- a CDS encoding FecR domain-containing protein has translation MDRYRNFSLGEFVWDKSFRNWVLNPTREDDETWQNWLAANPDKREIVDRARQLVLAVRPKNAALNNPEKRKAVERIVERLEVRNRDHADVLLPWYTGRVARIAAVLVLLTGLGWLFWLRSQSKVINYEQLVAAAGVEMRETVNTTSYPLMVRLEDGSRVTLDPGSKMGYPARFRETQREVFLSGKAFFEIAKDPSKPFFVYANELVTKVLGTSFTVRSFAGEQEVEVAVKTGKVAVFSREDPDAIEKQSSRELTGVVVEPNQQVVFVRKSVQITKSIVAEPEVVTEGKVAPRLEFDEAPVSDVFAALQNAYGIEIIYDKNVMDECPITATLTEMSLYEQLDLVCKAVGAGYKSIDGRIVVEGKGCKNM, from the coding sequence ATGGACCGTTACCGCAATTTCAGTCTGGGGGAGTTTGTTTGGGACAAATCGTTCCGCAACTGGGTACTGAACCCAACGCGGGAGGACGACGAAACCTGGCAGAACTGGCTCGCAGCCAATCCCGATAAACGTGAAATAGTGGACCGTGCACGCCAACTGGTGCTGGCTGTCCGTCCCAAAAATGCGGCTTTGAATAACCCCGAAAAACGGAAGGCGGTTGAGCGGATCGTCGAACGGCTGGAAGTCCGGAACAGGGACCATGCCGATGTCCTTTTGCCCTGGTATACCGGCCGCGTGGCGCGAATCGCGGCGGTGCTGGTGCTTCTGACGGGCCTGGGATGGTTGTTCTGGCTTAGAAGCCAATCGAAAGTGATCAATTATGAACAGCTTGTGGCTGCCGCCGGAGTTGAAATGCGCGAAACCGTGAACACGACTTCGTATCCGCTCATGGTCCGGCTCGAAGACGGCAGCCGGGTTACGCTCGACCCCGGCAGCAAAATGGGTTACCCGGCCCGTTTCAGGGAAACGCAGCGCGAGGTTTTTCTTTCGGGAAAAGCATTTTTCGAGATTGCCAAAGATCCTTCCAAGCCGTTTTTTGTGTACGCCAATGAACTGGTTACCAAAGTTTTAGGTACCAGTTTTACCGTCCGGTCCTTTGCCGGTGAACAGGAAGTGGAGGTCGCTGTAAAAACCGGCAAAGTAGCTGTGTTCTCGCGCGAAGATCCCGATGCGATCGAAAAGCAAAGCTCCCGCGAGCTGACGGGTGTGGTGGTCGAGCCTAATCAGCAGGTAGTTTTTGTCCGGAAATCTGTCCAAATCACAAAAAGCATCGTGGCCGAACCGGAAGTGGTAACTGAAGGCAAAGTGGCGCCCCGTCTCGAATTCGATGAAGCACCGGTATCGGATGTATTTGCGGCTTTGCAAAACGCCTATGGCATCGAAATCATTTACGACAAGAACGTTATGGATGAATGCCCGATCACCGCTACACTCACGGAAATGTCGCTTTACGAGCAGCTCGATCTGGTTTGCAAAGCCGTTGGGGCTGGCTATAAGAGCATTGACGGGCGGATTGTGGTAGAAGGAAAAGGCTGTAAGAATATGTAA
- a CDS encoding sigma-70 family RNA polymerase sigma factor: MKALTRPDLYVEEEQRLWREMLEGNVTAYEHLINRTYDLLFHYGTKFSSDRELIKDCIQDVFLVIWERRNTLNPGIPPKPYLLASLRRRLHRIASRPRMDCMDYYSESDIIFDLEFGADYQLIESENDRLLASRMTEMLNELPKRQKEAVFLRFYNDLEREEIAMVMDIQPQSVSNLLQEAFKFIKSHWRTIVSLAFALPF, translated from the coding sequence ATGAAGGCTTTAACCCGTCCGGACCTGTATGTCGAAGAAGAGCAGAGGCTGTGGCGGGAAATGCTCGAAGGGAATGTAACCGCTTATGAACACCTTATTAATCGCACCTACGACCTTCTTTTTCACTACGGCACCAAGTTTTCCAGCGACCGCGAGTTGATCAAAGACTGCATTCAGGACGTTTTTCTGGTTATTTGGGAAAGGAGAAATACATTGAATCCAGGCATTCCGCCCAAACCCTACCTGCTCGCGTCGCTACGCCGCCGCCTGCATCGCATCGCTTCGCGGCCGAGGATGGACTGTATGGACTATTACAGCGAATCGGACATCATTTTCGACCTCGAATTCGGTGCCGATTACCAGCTCATAGAATCCGAAAACGACAGGCTACTCGCGTCGAGGATGACCGAAATGCTCAATGAGCTTCCCAAACGGCAAAAGGAAGCCGTTTTTCTGCGCTTCTACAACGATTTGGAGCGCGAGGAGATCGCGATGGTGATGGATATCCAGCCGCAGTCGGTTTCCAATCTGCTGCAAGAGGCTTTCAAATTTATCAAATCGCATTGGAGGACCATCGTTTCGCTGGCTTTCGCCCTGCCTTTTTAA
- a CDS encoding RagB/SusD family nutrient uptake outer membrane protein codes for MKHLLNRSVILTAMVSLLLGCADLDEKPMGLLAPEALFRTSRDVETAIMGAYGWIATERLYGRQFVSALMLRSDMEDIGDRGTPAERQQVNDFNMDDNNNMVNQFWPVWYQVISATNAAIFGAQSLALPENTGNPLIAEARFIRAFAYFHLVQVFGDIPYIDYFISNPELVKSISKTPAATVYANIIADLEFAKQWLPEKQPSEVRSRATKGTAASYLASVHLTMGQYQKAYTEAKWVIDNRDRFGYALEADFQTLFKAPQAPNMKEHIFDIDFLGQKSGDGGANDDIMAPMTGVRGGDAPRSGWSVIVPSLKVYSTWDNRDYRKEVSFEDSLLIGGKLVPYTEFPNTKRPHIAKYARFAGNSNSEGRYSDHNYAAMRYAEILLIAAEASVEVNGPNAEALGYINQVRARARNWAGKQTAFPEDVKAGLGKEALIDLILDERRLELAFEYKRWYDIKRRNLGEKVFKGPNSLEPHDNFDANRDYLMPLPRVELQVNPNLAPQNPGY; via the coding sequence ATGAAGCATTTACTTAATAGATCAGTAATCCTGACGGCGATGGTTTCGTTGCTCCTGGGCTGCGCGGACCTCGACGAAAAACCTATGGGGCTACTTGCGCCGGAGGCGTTGTTCAGGACTTCCAGAGATGTGGAAACGGCGATTATGGGCGCTTATGGCTGGATAGCCACCGAACGCCTCTACGGCCGCCAGTTCGTATCGGCGCTGATGCTCAGGAGCGATATGGAGGACATCGGCGACCGGGGCACGCCTGCCGAACGCCAGCAGGTAAACGATTTCAATATGGACGACAATAATAATATGGTCAACCAGTTCTGGCCGGTATGGTACCAGGTAATCAGTGCGACCAATGCGGCTATTTTCGGTGCGCAGAGCCTCGCGTTGCCCGAAAATACAGGAAATCCGCTCATCGCCGAAGCGCGCTTTATCCGCGCGTTCGCGTATTTTCACCTCGTGCAGGTTTTCGGCGATATTCCTTATATCGATTATTTTATCAGTAACCCCGAGTTGGTCAAATCCATCTCCAAAACGCCCGCGGCAACGGTTTATGCCAACATCATCGCCGACCTGGAATTCGCGAAGCAATGGCTGCCCGAAAAACAGCCTTCGGAAGTGCGCAGCCGGGCGACAAAGGGTACTGCGGCATCTTACCTAGCCTCCGTACACCTCACAATGGGCCAGTATCAGAAGGCATATACCGAAGCGAAATGGGTGATCGATAACAGGGACAGGTTTGGCTACGCACTGGAAGCCGATTTCCAGACGCTCTTTAAAGCGCCGCAGGCCCCGAACATGAAGGAACATATTTTTGATATCGACTTCCTGGGCCAGAAATCGGGCGATGGCGGAGCCAATGACGACATTATGGCTCCTATGACAGGTGTTCGCGGAGGCGACGCGCCACGCAGCGGATGGAGCGTAATCGTGCCTTCGCTGAAAGTGTACAGCACCTGGGACAACCGCGATTACCGCAAGGAAGTAAGTTTCGAAGATTCGCTGCTGATCGGCGGCAAGCTCGTTCCGTACACCGAGTTCCCGAATACAAAACGTCCGCATATAGCCAAATACGCCCGTTTTGCGGGAAATTCCAATTCCGAAGGCCGCTATTCGGACCATAACTATGCGGCTATGCGTTACGCGGAAATCCTGCTCATCGCCGCCGAAGCGTCGGTAGAGGTGAACGGGCCTAATGCGGAGGCGTTGGGGTATATTAATCAGGTAAGGGCGCGGGCCCGAAATTGGGCGGGCAAGCAAACTGCGTTTCCGGAGGATGTCAAAGCAGGTCTCGGCAAAGAGGCGCTTATCGACCTGATCCTCGACGAACGACGCCTCGAACTCGCTTTCGAATACAAGCGCTGGTACGATATCAAGCGGCGCAACCTCGGCGAAAAAGTTTTCAAAGGACCCAATTCGCTGGAACCGCATGATAATTTCGATGCTAACCGGGATTACCTGATGCCGCTGCCGCGTGTGGAGTTGCAGGTGAACCCGAACCTGGCGCCGCAGAACCCGGGGTATTGA
- a CDS encoding glycoside hydrolase family 43 protein has translation MSCQKDAYLFTSFREPATDGLHLAYSRDGYHWTDLGGGYLKPEVGGRLMRDPSIARGKDGTFHLVWTTNWKGDKGFGYASSRDLMHWSEQRFVPVMEHEPEVVNVWAPELFYDEENDRFVIIWASTIPFKFLKGEEDERNNHRMYYVTTRDFQTFSKAALFLDPGFSVIDCVIAQRKKDDYVLVLKDNTRPQRNIKVAFADHVLGPYRNISAPFTGFLTEGPTVVKVKNDWLVYFDQYRDKTYGAVKTADFKSFTDISTEIAVPDGHKHGTIIPVDSRTLKKLKEKAGR, from the coding sequence TTGTCCTGCCAAAAAGACGCCTACCTCTTCACATCTTTCCGCGAACCGGCGACCGACGGCCTGCATCTGGCGTACAGCCGCGACGGCTATCACTGGACGGACCTCGGCGGCGGTTACCTCAAACCCGAAGTCGGCGGCAGGCTTATGCGGGATCCTTCTATCGCGAGAGGGAAGGACGGGACATTTCACCTGGTTTGGACGACGAACTGGAAAGGCGACAAGGGATTCGGCTATGCGAGTTCCAGGGATTTGATGCATTGGTCGGAGCAGCGGTTCGTCCCGGTGATGGAGCATGAACCGGAAGTCGTGAACGTGTGGGCGCCGGAACTGTTTTACGATGAGGAGAACGACCGCTTCGTGATCATCTGGGCTTCTACCATCCCTTTCAAATTTCTCAAAGGAGAGGAAGACGAGCGCAACAATCACCGGATGTACTACGTCACGACGAGGGATTTTCAGACATTTTCCAAAGCGGCACTGTTCCTCGATCCGGGCTTCAGTGTGATCGATTGCGTGATCGCCCAGCGCAAAAAAGATGATTATGTGCTGGTTTTGAAGGACAATACCCGCCCGCAGCGGAATATCAAAGTCGCATTTGCCGACCACGTTTTGGGGCCCTACCGGAATATATCCGCGCCTTTCACGGGCTTTCTTACCGAAGGGCCAACCGTCGTGAAAGTTAAAAATGATTGGCTGGTCTATTTCGACCAGTATCGCGACAAGACCTATGGTGCCGTAAAGACCGCCGACTTCAAGTCTTTTACCGATATTTCCACGGAAATTGCAGTTCCCGACGGACATAAACACGGCACGATCATCCCCGTCGATTCCCGGACTTTGAAAAAATTGAAGGAAAAAGCGGGTCGCTGA
- a CDS encoding DUF6660 family protein → MKVLVAYLFAFYVLALSCIPCQDEPVTHSDVAAKAVSDAGDGHSEVIDLCSPLCICACCASVTISPVAAVLPDNPVTQLVPPTGFSYLQTLSAGDMAGIWQPPKERV, encoded by the coding sequence ATGAAGGTCCTGGTCGCATATTTATTCGCATTTTACGTGCTTGCCCTTTCCTGCATTCCGTGCCAGGACGAGCCGGTGACGCACAGCGACGTTGCGGCTAAGGCTGTTTCCGATGCCGGAGACGGCCATAGCGAGGTTATCGACCTTTGTTCCCCACTCTGCATTTGTGCGTGCTGTGCGAGCGTAACCATCAGTCCGGTAGCCGCGGTTCTGCCCGATAACCCTGTAACACAACTGGTTCCACCGACAGGATTTTCGTATCTCCAGACACTTTCCGCCGGCGACATGGCCGGCATCTGGCAACCGCCGAAAGAAAGGGTATAA
- a CDS encoding TonB-dependent receptor: protein MAVWLVGNALAADVRAQELLNKRISLQAQDLEVKKVLHQIEKQAGVRFVFSSKVIQSGRKVTIQQSNRELSKVLEEFLVPLGLTYEVSGKNIVIRPSDAPKGPAGEPEASAKNGLQAVSQVTVKGRVTDAESKEPLPGVNILVKGTQTGTSTDADGNYTLTIENPNTTLIYSFVGYEPQEVQVGGRTEINVGLKTDQKSLEEVLVVGYGTVKKSDVTGSVASVKSQELTAYPALGTVQALQGRAAGVQIQANNGEPGSSFKVRIRGGTSINASSDPIYVVDGFVGGTLPPPEDIESIEILKDASATAIYGSRGANGVIMVTTKKGTSGKPRIEFNTSYSGQKEINRLDLLNAAQFLDYVQEVRPNIVSQGADTDWQEQIFRRGGIQNHQLSVAGGSEAVKYYVSGAYYDQKGIILNSGYKRYSVTSNIDINATKRLKLGLNLFAQRVSRQQSKTQEGSGGLTPGVMSAALKFEPDQPIRDANGRFTVARLSDPIDNPYAIATQLQNESLADRIQGNLYAEYNILKDLKFRVTLGATTNSGRTGTFTPTTLNDGRNVGGAATVNGNKSTLLLNENYLTYNKKIGALHDLSVMAGYSYQKSSSENWGGSGQSFITDAVSYWNLGGSSVWQSPNSGLTEWVLASYYARLTYSLADKYLFTANIRQDGSSNFSKNHKWATFPSGAFAWKMSGEPFMQNIAAISQWKWRVSYGLTGNQAIEPYQTMARFSNVYTIINGTPVNAVRPTTVANDDLTWETTHQFDLGADVSLFNNRINLVADYYRRVTKDLLFSVQLPQYSGYTNQLQNIGEVENKGVEFTLNTRNLVGAFKWSTDINFSLNRNKILKLPAGTDILYGSAPGHMVGMGQTQILREGYPVGSFYGWIYDGVYQEGDSFVPGGGFETVAGGEKFRDINGKKDANGQLTGEPDGTLNSDDRTIIGNPHPKFTWGMNNDFSWKGFDLNIFFQASKGNDLLSYTLMELNLLSAINNATTEALNRWTPANTDTDVPKAAVGRTRRVSTRWVKDGSFVRMKNLALGYNFPKPVLEKLRISKLRIYASAQNILTFTKYKGYDPEVNYSSDGNTDSNRNLGLDYGSYPNAKSYTIGLNLGF from the coding sequence ATGGCGGTATGGCTGGTCGGGAATGCGCTCGCAGCGGACGTACGTGCGCAGGAACTGCTCAACAAGCGCATCAGCTTGCAGGCGCAGGACCTGGAAGTGAAGAAAGTCCTGCACCAGATCGAAAAGCAGGCCGGCGTCCGGTTCGTTTTCAGCTCCAAGGTAATCCAGTCGGGGCGGAAGGTTACCATTCAGCAATCGAACCGGGAACTTTCGAAGGTTCTGGAAGAATTTCTGGTGCCGCTGGGACTTACATATGAAGTTTCGGGCAAAAATATAGTTATCCGTCCGTCGGATGCGCCCAAAGGGCCGGCCGGCGAGCCGGAGGCATCGGCGAAAAACGGGTTGCAGGCGGTTTCGCAGGTTACTGTCAAGGGCCGCGTGACCGACGCCGAAAGCAAAGAGCCTTTGCCCGGGGTGAATATTCTTGTCAAGGGTACCCAAACGGGCACGTCCACGGACGCGGATGGTAACTACACCCTGACAATCGAGAACCCCAATACAACATTGATTTACAGCTTCGTAGGTTACGAACCGCAGGAAGTACAGGTTGGCGGCAGAACGGAGATCAACGTCGGTCTTAAAACAGACCAGAAATCGCTCGAAGAAGTGCTCGTAGTGGGTTATGGAACTGTAAAGAAAAGCGATGTGACCGGTTCGGTGGCCTCCGTGAAATCGCAGGAACTGACTGCCTACCCCGCGCTAGGCACAGTGCAGGCATTACAGGGCCGTGCCGCCGGCGTGCAGATCCAGGCCAACAACGGCGAACCGGGCTCATCTTTCAAAGTGCGGATTCGCGGAGGAACTTCCATTAATGCAAGCAGCGACCCGATTTACGTCGTAGACGGCTTCGTGGGCGGTACGTTGCCGCCGCCGGAGGATATCGAATCCATTGAAATCCTGAAAGACGCGTCCGCAACGGCTATTTACGGCTCGCGCGGTGCCAATGGCGTGATCATGGTGACGACCAAAAAAGGGACCTCGGGCAAGCCACGTATCGAGTTCAATACTTCGTATTCCGGCCAGAAGGAGATCAACCGGCTGGATTTGCTCAATGCCGCGCAGTTTCTCGACTATGTGCAGGAAGTACGGCCCAATATCGTTTCACAGGGGGCCGATACCGACTGGCAGGAACAAATCTTTCGCCGCGGCGGCATCCAGAACCACCAGTTGTCGGTAGCAGGCGGCAGCGAGGCGGTGAAGTACTATGTGTCCGGGGCTTATTACGACCAGAAAGGCATTATCCTCAACTCGGGCTACAAGCGGTATTCGGTGACGAGCAATATCGATATCAACGCTACCAAACGGCTCAAACTGGGGCTGAACCTGTTCGCGCAACGCGTCTCGCGCCAGCAATCGAAAACCCAGGAAGGTTCGGGCGGCCTCACGCCCGGCGTGATGTCGGCGGCTCTGAAATTCGAGCCCGACCAGCCGATTCGCGACGCCAATGGCCGTTTTACCGTCGCACGGCTGAGCGACCCTATCGATAACCCCTATGCGATTGCGACGCAGCTGCAAAACGAGTCGCTGGCCGACCGCATCCAGGGCAACCTATATGCAGAATACAATATTCTTAAGGATTTGAAATTCAGGGTGACGCTCGGCGCGACGACCAATAGCGGCCGCACGGGCACATTTACGCCTACTACCCTGAACGATGGCCGGAATGTAGGTGGAGCAGCCACGGTGAACGGCAACAAGAGCACGTTGTTATTGAATGAAAACTATTTGACCTACAACAAAAAGATAGGCGCATTGCACGACCTGTCGGTAATGGCGGGCTACTCCTACCAGAAATCATCGAGTGAAAACTGGGGCGGATCGGGGCAGTCGTTCATTACCGATGCCGTTTCGTACTGGAACCTGGGTGGCTCCTCCGTTTGGCAAAGTCCCAATTCAGGACTCACAGAATGGGTACTGGCCTCGTACTATGCCCGGTTAACCTATTCTTTGGCCGATAAATACCTCTTTACAGCCAATATCCGTCAGGACGGCTCTTCGAATTTCAGCAAAAACCACAAATGGGCCACGTTTCCGTCCGGCGCATTCGCTTGGAAAATGTCGGGTGAGCCGTTTATGCAAAATATTGCGGCGATCAGTCAGTGGAAATGGCGCGTGAGCTATGGTCTTACGGGCAACCAGGCCATCGAGCCGTATCAGACGATGGCGCGTTTTTCGAATGTGTATACGATCATCAACGGAACACCCGTGAATGCCGTCCGGCCTACCACCGTCGCCAACGACGATCTTACGTGGGAAACGACGCATCAGTTCGACCTTGGCGCAGATGTAAGCCTGTTCAACAACCGGATCAACCTCGTGGCCGATTATTACCGACGTGTTACCAAAGACCTTCTTTTCAGCGTGCAATTGCCGCAGTATTCGGGTTATACCAATCAGTTGCAGAATATCGGCGAGGTTGAAAACAAGGGTGTCGAGTTTACATTGAATACCCGTAACCTCGTGGGCGCCTTCAAATGGAGTACCGACATTAATTTTTCTTTGAACCGTAATAAAATCCTGAAACTGCCCGCAGGAACCGATATTCTTTATGGCTCCGCGCCGGGGCATATGGTGGGAATGGGGCAGACCCAGATATTGCGTGAAGGTTATCCGGTAGGCAGTTTTTACGGCTGGATCTACGACGGTGTTTACCAGGAAGGCGATAGTTTCGTCCCCGGCGGCGGTTTCGAGACGGTAGCGGGAGGGGAGAAATTCAGGGATATCAATGGTAAAAAGGACGCGAACGGCCAGCTTACCGGCGAGCCCGACGGCACCCTGAACAGCGACGACCGTACGATCATCGGTAACCCACATCCGAAATTTACCTGGGGCATGAACAACGATTTTAGTTGGAAAGGCTTTGATCTGAACATATTCTTCCAGGCCTCGAAAGGCAACGATCTGCTCAGCTACACGCTCATGGAACTGAACCTGCTCTCGGCCATCAACAATGCGACCACGGAAGCATTGAACCGCTGGACGCCTGCGAATACGGATACGGACGTACCCAAAGCCGCCGTTGGCCGTACGCGCAGGGTGTCGACACGCTGGGTGAAGGATGGCAGTTTTGTCAGGATGAAAAACCTCGCGTTAGGCTACAATTTTCCTAAACCCGTGCTCGAAAAACTCAGGATCAGTAAATTGCGCATTTATGCCAGCGCCCAGAACATCCTGACGTTCACGAAATACAAGGGCTACGATCCGGAGGTAAACTATTCGTCGGACGGGAACACCGACAGCAACCGCAATCTCGGCCTCGACTATGGCAGCTATCCCAACGCCAAATCCTACACCATTGGTTTGAACCTCGGTTTTTAA